The Methanobacterium formicicum genome has a window encoding:
- the recJ gene encoding single-stranded-DNA-specific exonuclease RecJ, translating into MAVNRKDLDKSLAKANELVEKAEDIKIYSHIDCDGISAGAILSSTLDRLEIDHEIEFISLDRIPELEKKNELTIFSDLGSGQDLDHFVTSQSKVLILDHHPPLRKISPVGSGFLEVNPNHYGLDGSHQVSGGGMCYLLARTFGFYDLSWIGVLSAIGDMQNNLSGKLVGLNKEILDDGAKLNLVESVNDLAIYGRQTRPLFVALSYFGDVKLPITNNRNESIQFLKNLDIPVNNGKKQRTLYDLSQEEKGRIFAELVRMLSREVPPRYVRYIPRLVAGDAYEFLGEEKYSPLRDASEFSTAINACSRHQNPEVALKVLKGDRGMALDEMEAQGKEHRRYLAEKMNWIQGEDRIQNMTNLQYFQGNGIKSEVVGTIAGMVLSYGDWRKPMIGFTRINNENEGLKVSLRCSRLLAFDGIHFGHMISQVAAKVGGSGGGHSVACGAYIPGDKQDKFLELFNEQLNGVL; encoded by the coding sequence ATGGCGGTTAACAGGAAAGATCTGGATAAATCACTGGCGAAAGCTAATGAACTGGTCGAAAAGGCAGAAGATATTAAAATATACAGCCATATAGACTGTGACGGAATATCTGCCGGGGCAATACTGTCTTCAACCCTGGACCGTCTGGAGATAGATCATGAAATAGAGTTCATAAGCCTGGACCGGATTCCCGAACTGGAAAAGAAAAATGAACTCACCATATTCTCAGACCTGGGTTCAGGACAAGATTTAGACCATTTCGTTACATCCCAATCCAAGGTTCTAATTCTGGACCATCACCCTCCACTGCGAAAGATATCACCAGTGGGAAGTGGGTTTCTGGAGGTGAACCCCAACCACTATGGTCTGGATGGTTCCCATCAGGTTTCAGGGGGAGGTATGTGCTACCTCCTGGCCAGAACATTCGGTTTTTATGATCTAAGCTGGATAGGTGTTTTAAGTGCCATCGGGGATATGCAGAACAATTTATCCGGGAAGTTAGTGGGGCTTAATAAAGAAATACTGGATGACGGGGCGAAGTTGAACCTGGTGGAGTCAGTTAATGATCTGGCCATTTACGGACGCCAAACCCGACCACTGTTCGTGGCTTTATCCTATTTTGGCGATGTTAAACTACCCATCACCAACAACCGCAACGAATCCATCCAGTTCTTAAAGAATCTGGACATACCTGTTAACAATGGTAAAAAACAGCGCACACTTTACGATCTAAGCCAAGAAGAAAAGGGAAGGATCTTCGCCGAGCTGGTACGGATGTTAAGCCGTGAGGTACCCCCTCGCTATGTCCGTTACATTCCCCGCCTGGTGGCTGGCGATGCCTACGAGTTCTTGGGGGAGGAAAAGTATTCCCCCCTGCGTGATGCCAGTGAATTTTCAACGGCCATCAACGCCTGCAGCCGACACCAAAATCCAGAAGTGGCCTTGAAGGTTCTTAAGGGAGACCGGGGTATGGCCCTGGATGAGATGGAAGCCCAGGGGAAGGAGCACCGCCGTTACCTGGCCGAAAAAATGAACTGGATCCAGGGGGAAGACCGGATCCAGAACATGACAAACTTGCAGTACTTCCAGGGTAACGGAATAAAAAGTGAGGTGGTGGGAACCATAGCTGGTATGGTCCTGAGTTACGGTGACTGGAGAAAGCCCATGATTGGTTTTACCCGGATAAACAATGAAAACGAGGGATTAAAGGTTTCTTTACGTTGTTCCCGTCTCTTGGCATTTGATGGAATCCATTTCGGCCATATGATCAGCCAGGTGGCTGCCAAGGTAGGGGGAAGTGGTGGTGGCCACTCTGTAGCGTGCGGTGCCTACATCCCCGGGGATAAACAGGATAAATTTTTGGAACTCTTCAACGAACAACTGAACGGTGTTCTGTAG
- a CDS encoding MarR family transcriptional regulator: protein MKVFKKKGELTKFQILAEIARGQPHLRQKDIADKLGITVQAVSENLKTLVDEGWVETGSGQSRYKITKRGIEKVKTEASNLRKYADQVIDTMNTYKSVWPAIAQEDMNKGESVWLKMEDGTLYAVKEETSARAEVLHDALKGEDVALVSLSGTIELEPGFVVIMKLPTINQGGTRACDLDNVQKILEKYEARVQKVGVMGTVSRSLANKLGIKPDFEFATPQAAVAAASRGLNVMVFVVGKMTRTLTHRLDEKDINYIIEDVLTQS, encoded by the coding sequence ATGAAGGTTTTCAAGAAAAAGGGGGAACTTACCAAGTTTCAGATTCTGGCGGAGATTGCCCGGGGACAACCCCACCTGCGCCAGAAGGATATTGCCGACAAGCTGGGCATTACAGTGCAGGCTGTTTCCGAGAATTTGAAGACACTGGTAGATGAAGGATGGGTAGAAACTGGCAGTGGTCAGTCACGTTACAAGATCACCAAACGTGGCATTGAAAAGGTGAAAACTGAAGCCAGTAACCTCCGTAAATATGCTGATCAGGTTATAGACACCATGAATACCTACAAGTCAGTGTGGCCTGCCATTGCCCAGGAAGATATGAACAAAGGAGAATCTGTGTGGCTTAAAATGGAAGATGGAACCCTGTATGCAGTTAAAGAAGAAACATCAGCCCGTGCGGAAGTGCTCCATGATGCTCTAAAAGGGGAAGATGTGGCCCTCGTCAGTTTAAGTGGGACCATAGAACTTGAACCTGGATTTGTAGTTATTATGAAACTTCCTACCATTAACCAGGGCGGTACCCGTGCCTGCGATCTGGATAACGTGCAGAAAATTCTGGAAAAATACGAGGCCCGTGTGCAAAAGGTGGGAGTTATGGGTACTGTTTCCCGGTCACTGGCAAATAAACTGGGCATAAAACCTGATTTTGAATTTGCCACTCCGCAGGCAGCAGTTGCCGCTGCCAGCCGGGGCTTAAATGTCATGGTATTTGTTGTGGGAAAGATGACCCGGACCTTAACCCACAGACTGGATGAAAAGGACATCAACTACATAATTGAAGATGTTTTGACCCAAAGTTAA
- a CDS encoding pantoate kinase yields MQSLVFAPSHITGFFEIIDHPNPMIRGSRGAGVVLDQGVLTRVEVCEGNGEIIIKTNGNINDYHSREDSVTYKTLDLLKKQFTEIEWSNLHITINHELNVPLEAGFGASAGFALGTALGLSQILKLPLTFNQAAAVAHKAEVLLSTGLGDVMGSMVGGFPLRIEPGAPGFGKADKLLPPENPRKDTDEGGLFIIFKSLGTIETSSVLTDPVKTNKLNSVARDMLQRLMLKPQVTHFMDLSLEFAQKTGFIDPEIMEMVDVLKDETMGASMAMLGRTVFALSSTPDNSLEGSCVARIDHCGCRII; encoded by the coding sequence TTGCAATCTTTAGTTTTCGCCCCTTCTCATATAACTGGTTTTTTTGAAATCATTGACCATCCCAACCCTATGATCCGGGGTTCCCGGGGAGCAGGAGTAGTCCTGGACCAGGGAGTCCTAACCAGGGTGGAGGTATGTGAGGGAAACGGCGAGATCATTATAAAAACCAATGGAAACATCAACGATTACCACTCTCGGGAAGATTCAGTAACCTATAAAACACTGGATCTTTTGAAAAAACAGTTCACAGAAATTGAGTGGAGTAACCTCCACATAACTATTAATCATGAGCTCAACGTACCTCTAGAAGCAGGATTCGGCGCTTCTGCTGGTTTTGCCCTGGGCACAGCCCTGGGACTTTCACAAATTCTCAAGCTTCCATTAACCTTTAACCAGGCTGCGGCCGTGGCCCATAAGGCCGAAGTTCTTCTATCAACTGGTCTGGGGGATGTTATGGGATCAATGGTGGGAGGGTTCCCCTTAAGGATAGAACCCGGTGCCCCGGGATTTGGAAAAGCAGATAAACTACTTCCCCCCGAAAATCCCCGGAAAGATACTGACGAAGGGGGACTTTTCATTATATTTAAGAGTTTAGGGACTATAGAAACTTCGTCGGTACTCACTGACCCGGTTAAAACAAATAAACTCAATAGTGTGGCCCGAGACATGCTCCAGAGACTAATGCTTAAACCCCAGGTCACCCACTTTATGGATCTTTCTCTGGAATTTGCCCAGAAAACAGGGTTCATTGACCCCGAGATAATGGAGATGGTTGACGTGCTTAAAGATGAAACCATGGGTGCTTCCATGGCTATGCTGGGTAGAACCGTCTTTGCCCTATCCTCAACTCCAGATAACAGTCTGGAAGGGTCATGTGTGGCCCGGATCGATCACTGTGGTTGTCGGATAATTTAA
- a CDS encoding histidinol phosphate phosphatase domain-containing protein translates to MGKRIDLHTHSIFSDGELLPSEIARRACVLGHQAVAITDHVDASNLDCVGRVINAVLDIRDNWDIEIVPGAEITHAPAEIIPKLARKARELGAEIVVVHGETLVEPVIEGTNWSAVNCPDVDILAHPGLITHEEARIAKEKDIALEISARRGHSLGNGHVVQVAREVGANLVVDTDTHAPEDLINYQMAEKIALGAGLPADELKIVLRDNPVSILEGKGIL, encoded by the coding sequence ATGGGAAAACGAATAGACCTGCACACCCACAGCATATTCAGTGATGGAGAACTTTTACCATCAGAGATAGCACGCCGAGCCTGTGTTTTAGGCCATCAGGCAGTGGCCATAACTGATCACGTGGATGCCAGCAACCTGGACTGTGTTGGTCGTGTGATTAACGCGGTTTTAGATATCCGGGATAACTGGGACATAGAGATCGTTCCTGGGGCGGAGATAACCCACGCCCCTGCAGAGATAATTCCCAAACTGGCCCGCAAGGCACGGGAATTGGGAGCAGAGATCGTGGTGGTGCACGGTGAGACACTGGTGGAACCAGTTATTGAGGGCACCAACTGGAGTGCGGTTAACTGCCCAGATGTTGACATTTTAGCACACCCTGGACTTATAACTCATGAAGAAGCACGTATTGCCAAGGAAAAGGATATTGCCCTGGAGATCAGCGCCCGGAGAGGTCACAGTCTGGGTAATGGTCATGTGGTGCAGGTGGCCCGGGAAGTGGGAGCCAATCTGGTGGTGGACACTGACACCCATGCACCGGAAGACCTTATAAACTATCAGATGGCTGAAAAAATAGCACTGGGTGCAGGTTTACCTGCAGATGAACTTAAAATAGTTTTAAGGGATAATCCAGTTAGTATATTAGAGGGAAAGGGTATTCTTTAG
- a CDS encoding 2,5-diamino-6-(ribosylamino)-4(3H)-pyrimidinone 5'-phosphate reductase, whose protein sequence is MKPKVILNAAMTLDGKIATQKGSSEISGQEDLLRVHRLRKEMDGIMVGINTVLADDPRLTVHKISSNPEDNPLRVVVDSKARTPPEYRILNPEAPTLIAVSQEASPDKIKALEEDGKAEVIICGDKQVDLNCLMDELGNKGIKTLMLEGGSTLNYSMLGAGLVNEIRVCIAPMIAGGAKAKTLVDGKGVDYMKDAFRLNLKKSYSLGKDLIIEYEVL, encoded by the coding sequence ATTAAACCAAAAGTGATCTTAAATGCAGCCATGACCCTGGATGGGAAAATAGCCACCCAAAAAGGAAGTTCTGAGATATCAGGCCAGGAAGATCTTTTAAGGGTGCACAGGCTCCGCAAAGAAATGGATGGCATAATGGTGGGTATAAACACCGTCCTGGCTGATGACCCCCGCCTCACGGTTCATAAAATTTCATCTAACCCTGAAGACAATCCACTGCGGGTGGTGGTGGATAGTAAAGCACGCACACCTCCAGAATACAGGATCCTTAACCCGGAAGCCCCCACTCTCATTGCAGTTTCACAGGAAGCATCACCGGATAAAATAAAGGCTCTTGAGGAAGATGGTAAGGCAGAAGTGATTATCTGTGGGGATAAACAGGTTGATCTAAACTGTTTAATGGATGAACTGGGAAATAAAGGGATTAAAACGTTAATGCTTGAGGGCGGTTCCACTTTGAATTATTCTATGCTCGGTGCCGGCCTGGTAAATGAGATAAGGGTGTGCATAGCCCCCATGATCGCCGGGGGAGCCAAGGCCAAGACTTTGGTAGATGGGAAGGGAGTGGATTACATGAAAGATGCCTTCCGTTTAAACCTCAAAAAGAGTTATAGCCTTGGAAAAGACCTCATAATTGAATATGAAGTCTTATAA
- a CDS encoding carboxymuconolactone decarboxylase family protein: MSKDRYQKGLENLKKMNPESYQNLEEVLNGIAPDMARYIAEFPYGDIYSRPGLDLKTRELVTVASLTTLGSATAELKTHVHGALNVGCTPQEIVEVIIQMAVYAGFPAAINGLMAAKDVLEERGEEFEK, encoded by the coding sequence ATGAGTAAAGACCGATACCAGAAAGGCTTAGAAAATCTGAAGAAGATGAATCCCGAATCTTACCAGAACCTAGAAGAAGTTTTAAATGGCATAGCTCCAGATATGGCCCGTTACATTGCAGAATTTCCCTACGGTGATATTTATTCCCGGCCAGGCCTGGATCTTAAGACCCGGGAACTGGTGACTGTGGCTTCTCTCACCACTCTGGGAAGTGCCACCGCAGAGCTTAAAACCCATGTGCACGGTGCTTTGAATGTGGGCTGCACCCCTCAGGAGATAGTTGAAGTTATAATCCAAATGGCAGTTTATGCCGGTTTTCCTGCAGCAATTAATGGTTTAATGGCTGCCAAAGATGTCCTGGAAGAGAGGGGTGAAGAATTCGAAAAATAA